The DNA region TCTGATCGAGACCGCGGGGATCATTCCAGAGACAGGGATAGAGACCGGGATCGAGACCGTGACAGGGACCGAGACCGTGAAAGAGAGATGAAGTCGTCAAGTGGAGCACCTAAAAGCATGCCAGCTGTCATTGCCATGCCTCAGTTGAAGCAGATGGCCATGCAGCAGCAGATCAATCCATTCACCAACCTGCCGCACACGCCCCGCTATTATGAAATTCTGAAGAAAAGGTTACAGCTTCCCGTATGGGAATACAAGGAAAACTTCACTGACATCATCACACGCCATCAAAGCTTTGTCCTTGTCGGAGAGACTGGCTCTGGGAAAACGACACAAGTGAGAAAATTCAGACATCAAAATGTGATTCAACGTGGGGTTTAATTTATTTAGAACTCATGGGacttttgcttttacttttagATCCCTCAGTGGTGTGTTGACATGGTAAGGAGCATTCCTGGTCCGAAGAGGGCGGTTGCCTGTACTCAGCCAAGGAGAGTGGCAGCCATGAGCGTGGCGCAAAGAGTGGCAGATGAAATGGACGTGATGCTCGGACAAGAAGTGGGCTATTCCATTCGATTTGAAGACTGTAGTTCTGCCAAAACCATACTGAAGTAAGTCGCTTGTTTCTCTAGTTTATTAAAGGAACCACACCTTGTCACCTGTTTGCGTCTTTGTCATCTGTTATTTCTTTTAGGTACATGACAGATGGTATGTTGTTGAGAGAGGCGATGAATGACCCTCTTCTGGAGCGTTATGGAGTGATTATTCTAGACGAGGCCCACGAGCGAACACTAGCCACCGATATTCTGATGGGAGTGCTGAAGGAGGTGGTGCGTCAACGAGCCGATCTAAAGGTATGTCTGTGTGCTCACACATTTAGAACCTGAGGGGCGCTCATTCAAATGAATCAAATCCTGGAGTCATACACCTTCATAGTAGAGATGAAATACTGTTAGGATTTCATATCGGAATTGTAGGAACCAAAATTACCAACGTTGTCAGTAATGTCATAATATTGGCAAACAAAAGTTATAGACTCATCCACAGAAAATGTTCCCATAagcttctattttttatttcgaTACATCCGCAaccaaatgcatttttgggcATTAGGAATAGTAAACAGAAGCAGCCAAGAATTTCCATACAAGGTTCAATGTACTTAAAATGACCTAAGGCTGACTGATTTTGAATGAAATATAAGCTTGTACACTTTTGGTTGGTGATCACAGAGATGAGTCTAAATATTTGATTATAACATTGGGGGAGTATCAAGTTGTAATTGGGTGCAAACATTTATTTCCCTGATGCAGAGCGGATGCTAAACCATAGACAACCAAAAGTTTTACATTTGGACACATTTCCATGTGCATTATTAGTTCCAGTATATTGTTTCTTAAGGTAGAGTACACGACATCAAGGGTGGGGAACCTTTTTTAATCAGTGGTCACTTTGGTTTTTAGTCCTCTTGAGTTTTCATGCCAACTGTacggaaaaatatatatatacattttttttttaatctggattttgGACCAGTAGTGACTGGGTATTGTGATGTTTGCTAGGACTCAAAACCTTGGCGTTTTGCCTAAAAGGCAGCACCCTGTACCAACTCCACTACTAGTGTAGTATTGTTTAGAATAGTGCAAAAGTCTTGACAAAATCATCCAATGATGAGGcaaatgaattattttgcaaaatttaaaaactcatttattttccattataaCCTCTTGTGCATGCCTGATTTTActtaaataatgtaaactgtaaAACTTggtaacaaaagtaaaaaaaaaattcttgcatTATTCAGTGTATCCAGGTTTGCACTCATTATAATTGGTTGTTAAGCAAAAAAGTAATGTTGACCAACACACATGTTCCTCATTCAGTCCAATATGTTGCTAAGAAAATACTTTCCAATCCAATCAATTCAATGTCATTTCAGACATATTTGGGGAACTGTTTAGTCAAAAGAAAAGCTGAACAAAGTTCTCTTTTTGCTCAGGTTATAGTTATGAGTGCCACACTGGATGCAGGGAAGTTCCAAGTGTATTTTGACAGTTGTCCCCTGCTGACAATTCCTGGCCGCACACACCCGGTAGAGATCTTCTACACACCTGAGCCGGAGCGAGACTACCTTGAGGCCGCCATTCGCACAGTCATCCAGATTCACATGTGTGAAGAAGATGAGGGGGATTGTCTTCTCTTCCTCACTGGTCAAGAGGTTAGAGCATGCTTGAGAATACAGTAGAAGTCAACTAATTTGACAACGGTTGACTTCCAAATTTTTGCAACATGAAATAACTTTTAGCATTCTAAAACACATTCTAAAGAAAACTTCTACATAAGTTTTGAGAGAAATTTACCGCTGTGCAATTACCTGTTGAAGATGTGATACTGTCACATAATAGTATTTTTCCTGTATCACGTGGTTAtcacattttcttcagtgttgtTTTGGCCTCACAAAAAGACAGAGACAAACCAGTGGAGCTAAAACTTCACACATACACGGTACACACAtaccaatttatttttacagttctTTACCCTTTTATAAAATATGAGATCCTACACATGACAACAATAGGTTGGAGGAAAAATCTTGCAACATACCCTGACCCACATACAATAGTCATAcaacatatacatacaataaCCGAGCATCTGCAAAGTTGGATTTCAATGGGAAATTCTGTTGTCGAATTCATTCCAAGAATTTCCCAAGTTTTTTTCCCacgcataattttttttttccattttgtaccACTTCAGGAGAATTCGACTTGTGTTCCACCCCTACTCTGTTTCTTCAATTCTCTTCAAATTCTATATTTTATCTTCTGTAGGAAATTGATGAAGCGTGCAAAAGAATAAAGCGTGAGGTGGATGACCTTGGGCCCGAAGTTGGAGACATCAAAATCATTCCACTGTATTCAACGTTGCCACCACAGCAGCAGCAAAGGATTTTTGAGCCACCACCCCCACGGAAACCTAATGGTGCAATAGGAAGAAAGGTAGATTTACTTTGTAGTTCAATAAAGGTTTGGGCGATTTATATCAATTATATTCTCTATTCACTGTTTTTGTGCTAAAGCCAATGTGGTAAAGATATGTCCTTGGCTTCATGTCAAGGAACAAAGATTTGATTTGAGGAGCAAAATTTTGACAAACATAgtactttgccaccatcttgtggcatcgaTTGGTGGGCTTCAATTATGTTCTTCTACAAAGACCTGCTGCTGGGGAAAACTAATAATTTTTTTGAGTCCACTAGcaactatttttcaaaaaacaacaaaagcagaCTTAGTTCCTTATCACATCAATCACAAAGTCAACCACAAAGGATTGGTACCCATTTATAGGTTGGAAAAGCAGTCATTTAGCAACAACTTTTGaccttgtgggacaatatggcgagaggggtgtACCAAGTCagaggttaagacaatgcggctatccgattgcctattattgtacgagtgattgacaggtcggaaaggtccattcaggCTCACGTGCAtaagatcaaaattcatgaaggcttggtccaaaaaacatgaaccaATGTAAAAAATCGGAcatgacaaaacatgaaaacgtaacttgacttgatatggctcagtcaCACTATAACATGGGACGCTTgtgaatacacacacatatacgaACACTCAACGTTCTGGCAATAAGtgacatgaaaaacaaggcttaaagcccaagtgttgttgttgttttcctttcggctcatcccttttggggtcgccacagcgtatcatctcagatgaacgcatatatatgtttggcacaatttttacgccggatgcccttcctgacgcaacccttctcagggagtggaggccccagtgggtcatccctataaacattctaaaataggtattgtaatgaaaaatacatatgacattattcacttcaatgtccatatgaaaaaataaatgtgagcggagagtgcgtcatccatgcgcaaagttgcagaagtgtcattctacgaaatccaagtggtcgccatattggctgcatcctctgtaagtgacgtcacccggacattcgccaatgaaaacacgcagtccaccctaactatgggagacgaacacgtcccttctgacacggaagctcctttcgaaaaggacaacaccacacaacagagtgaagttaccggggcaatattacactattgtttagagccctcagggcaatattaaactatggttttgagccatattcagatgatatgcgatcatggccaaaccgcattcCCGtacgatccacttccgcagcgtagatgagccatcgcggcttatcgcagccggccggtgtggcttattacggagccgagccgtgctgctttggggggttgttcacagacgccgcagtacgcgatgagcaacacagtcgagctggggtGCTTTACTGTGtgcacgaggctgagtgaggcattctctgctgggttcttcagagccgcccctgtccgcaaagcccgacacgcagccttcgcagaagatgtgaccgccgagcgcggcgcctcagccagtgtggctgatttttggcaccatggtggcatataacggagccgagccgtgctacTTTTAGGgagatgttcatagccgccgcaagTACTCGAACACTGTCAacccggggcgcattactgcatgcaagcggctgagtgaggcattctttgCTGGGTTCTTaagattcgccgccgtccatgcagcagcccgacgccatccaatgcgcacatcgacatatttcgcagatcttttgttatgttatgtgagactgattacgtggtccgccctaaactatttttttttttttttagtagctatatacacacctacctgtctgacagtcattcggaacccacgaagctctcgtcctctgcacccgtgcaatccatttttcacaacgaaccgggtctctctccaacttatgaagggtaattccattctcccgagtgttcacgcaatgtccagcaatgcaatgagctggcattttggctaacacgaaggaacaacgagctaccttcccggaggtaaaactaatggaaacaaacgagtccacttgggggcaccCCTGTCCTTTACGTCGCTTACCTTTTCTTCtgctcgagaggattttcatggctgatgttttttcattaataccatactaaaattcatccatttcatgacagtagcaaTTTAAATGCACAACATACTCAGGGTGCAGCAGCGCCCACGAAGAAGCAGCATACAGCCAAGTTGCCGCCTGCCACGGCGGCTGCTGTCACATTGTCATTTAGCATTTTAATATTGCGCCCATTACActcatttctacatagtttgagctcttcttgttttgatagcgacctgacaCCATATCAAAGACCTGACTTAACTGTGCTTTAGCTGCAGTGTGTCTAGATTGAAATAGTTCACTTTGTGTGGAGAACAAACATAAAAGTTTCACTTTTGAAacaaattattgaaataaatgtaccTTCCCTCTATATTGtaatatattgtattatattgtaatattttatttacatcttTAAATGTGATTGCATGCATGTAGTGGTGTATCAACAAAATGTTGTATCCCAATATTATATcctgaaatagttttttttactaaaaactTAATGAATGGCAATTTCTAATTAGTTCCATAAATATGAAACCAGATTACACACATCAAATGGAAGAATCCTATTCAGAATTTTTTGAGGTTTTGAAAGAATTGACACTGTGTACATTATAATGTattgtaaaaaatgtacatCCATGCTGATCCAACAGTGCTGTACACaagtatttgcagctgtagtaCATGAAACTTCGTTGATTGTTCCTACAATGTTTGTGTAACATTTAGGGCACCTAAAGTTACTAGTTGTTGTTACTTCTATGACACTACATTAGTGTAGATAAATAGCTTAACCCTAAACCCCACATAtggaaataatataaatatgctGTATCGTACACTAAACCTTTTTCCATCGCACGACcataattattgtattattgCATAACTCCATGTatgctattgattttttttttttttttttttttttttcccccaggttGTGGTGTCAACAAACATTGCTGAGACCTCTCTAACAATTGACGGTGTTGTCTTTGTCATTGATCCTGGCTTTGCAAAACAGAAGGTAGGTGATGCAGCACTCATTGTCATGTAGCCTGAATTTGTGACAGGAAAACCTTGGGAGTCACGGCAATCGAATGTGCttggtatgaatgtgtgtgcagGTATACAACCCTCGCATCAGAGTGGAATCACTGCTGGTCACCGCCATCAGTAAAGCGTCTGCCCAGCAGAGGGCAGGGCGAGCTGGTAGAACGCGGCCAGGGAAATGTTTCCGTCTATATACAGAAAAAGCCTACAAAACAGAGATGCAGGTGAGAGGCTAGAGTAAAATGCTCTTCTTCATTAACTCTTTTAAGAAAATACTAAATTCCTTTTCTTTCCAGGATAACACATACCCAGAAATCCTGCGATCCAACTTGGGGTCAGTGGTACTGCAACTGAAGAAATTGGGCATCGATGACCTTGTGCACTTTGACTTCATGGATCCACCAGGTAAGGCAGTTTCTGTTACAAAGCGCTCAAATCTTTATATATTGAGAGGAGAAAAGAAATGGTGTGAAAATTGGATGCACATTACCCCCCCCCtactcgagccgtcaccttatcgtggtcgAGGGGTTTGTGTGCGAGgccctccccggtgaggtgtgccaggcctttcccactggaaagagaccccgtgacgacccaggacacgctggagactATATCTCTCGGCTGTCCTGGGAACGGTTCGGGGTCCCTCAGGAAGTGCTGGAAGAAGTGACTGAGGAAAGGGAAatttgggtatccctgctgaagctaccccccacccccaaactgactgaaaagcggtagaaaatggatggatggatggatggatggatggatggatggatggatggctagacaGTACAATACGTAAAGTTACATGTAGTTTTGACTTCTTTCCTCTGGGTGTCACCAAAAGACCATAAAAGATTCCCTTTTTAAGTGCCGCGTAATACAGTTTATCTACTCAACTGCTTTGCAGCTCCCGAGACACTGATGAGAGCCTTGGAGCTACTCAACTACTTGGCTGCACTCAACGACGATGGTGACCTGACCGAGCTGGGCTCCATGATGGCAGAATTCCCCCTCGATCCCCAGTTGGCCAAGATGGTCATCGCAAGCTGCGAGTTTAACTGCTCCAATGAGATACTTTCCATCACTGCCATGCTGTCAGGTAATGCCCATGACTGGGCCCACTTAGTCCCTGAAGAATCCACATGTTTTCATGGGGACTCAAAGGGTCCCAAAACTTCAGCCGAGGAAGACTCATTGCGAAAATAAAATACCCAATTAGCTTGAAATGTGCTGTTTTTAGTTTGCATGGTGACGTTATTGAGATACTTTGAATACATTGAATATATAACATAATGTTACATAACAGACTGTGGACCAGATGTGATTTCAGATTTGAAAGTGAGTGAGTGGTTCAGCCATATCCTTTCTGCATTCTATGGCAAGCATTTAAGGGAGGTTATACTTTGTTCATGGTGGTTCCCctggagtacaaaaaaaatatggagaattttcatgcacatttaatgactttaacattatttttaaaaattactggCCACTGCCATCTTTGTCAGACATGTGACCAGTTGATAGAATAAATAGTGATAGTGATGTGTCTGGGTGTGTGGAGCCGAAGTTCGTATTAATGCCTTCACAAAGACTATTAGCTTTTATCCTGAAAGAAATAGGCTGCATCGTTTCGTACCAACATGACCAAAATAGGCCAAAGGCGAGAGACACTCTTTCGGATGAAGAAAATATGCCATGTTCGTAGGCACAAAATGAGACTGTGCAGAGGTCAGCAACCACCACGATTGTTCTTACTATGTTTCAGGTCGGAATGAAAGTAGCAAAGAGGGCACACGGTTTGAAGCCAGAAGCCTACATACGCTATGTAAAAACTCaccattttttgtctcactgtctgaagtcaaatcagactaaatctctcctgtttcagCTCTGTTAGaatcatcaatttttttttattttgttaaatgtcacaataatgagaattattatgtatatattttcttcgaggtcaaaagtttatatACGTTTCCTTAGTATCAAGTAGCATGTCCTTTCCATGACTTGGGTCTAACATTTTGgataaccttccacaagctttagatggtactctgctggaatcctggcctaTTCCTCTTGACAGAAATGGTGTACCAGAGTCAGATTTATGAgttgccttgctcgcacacgccttttcagatctCCTCACAAATTTTCGATGGGGTTAAGATCAGATCTTTGTGAAGGCCACTCCAAGGCATTGACTTTATCTTCAAGCCACTTTTTTACCATTTTACTATTACCCATTTGGGAGACGCTTTTGTGCCTAGGTTTTAGCTTGCCTGTCTTGAGATGTTACCTTAACATCTCCATGTAGTGTTCTTTCTTCGTGATGCAGTATATTTTATGAAGCGCTCTAGTTCCTGCTGCAggaaaacagccccacaacatgattcCCCACATCCATACTtaacagttggtatggtgttttcttttttttttttctgcagatgtAACATTGGTCGTTATGGCCAACAGCTCCACTTCATCAGACCACTAGACGTGTCTcaagaagttaagatctttgtcttggttttttttttttttcctcatcttttttaTGTGTCTTTAGGAGTAATACCTTAATTttcggtgagtggcctttcagcctaTGTCGGTGTAGGATTcttttcactgtggataatgactctTTCTTACCAACTTcttccagcatcttcacaaggtctttagcttttgttccaAAACATGTTCATCTCTTGGACAGAGAGCCAGTCTCCTTCTAAATCGTTATAATGGCTGGAGATTCACATGAATTTTTATACTTGCATGTATAATTGTTTTACCAGATGAATGctgcaccttcaagcatcttgaaaatgcatccaaggatgagccagacctGTTGAGCTCcatgattctttctctgatttcctggctgatttcttttgattttcctatTATTTCTAACAAGGAAGCAGTGTGTTTGACGTGTTACCTTAAATACACCCCTAGGTGTtctgtcaattaactcacattatcagttaacctatcaggagcttccaaatcGATGACCTCATCTGGGTTTCCTCATGTTATTTAAGGACACATTACTTTTTGTGGATGTAAATTTTTGACCTCGAGAAAATAATACATTCTCGAAGAAATTCTTTCATATTATTGTACCATTTAATATACATTAAAATTTACCATTTGTATccttagtgctgcaaagcatgctggcaGCACTCATCAGAATGCTCCCAGTATGCTTCACTCCACTAAGGATGTGAATAGCGTTTGTGCGTAAGTGGAGGTTTtgtatcaatttttttcttcagacaGTATTATTGGCtggttatgctattctgtttgctatgCTGTGATAATTTCAGTTTTGATATGACACCGTGAGTTTAAATAAATTTTAactaatgacttgcctacactgtCAGTGTGAAGGGCAGAgttcgggaacctatggctcgcgagccctatctggctcttttgatggttgcctATGGTTCGCAGAGCCCTCAAAACGACACACTGTACatgtcagtcactcacatttataaaatgtacgggtgtggtcagtcatgcttgcagataaagttgcgggtgtgattaagaatggaatctcaagacctttaAATAATTtgctggattaatataactgtaaattaactAACTAACCTCAAACTccaaaatgataatttccaatttcaactgatattagtagaacatgatataaaacggtatttaacatttttcatcaatagaaattcttgatctgacagagtttatctgaagaaaagttaaatggactggcctgtcaaggaataaacacgaatggTTGATAGTTGGCGGTAGGGTGGGGGGTTGCACGCGCTACActgcgactgccgtaaataggagcccagcttgctagaacacgcctttatgtgcgtgcccTTGTCTTATTggtcacacctgaatcaagctaCGAGgaggatgatagtctaacgtctttttttttgggggggggggcacgacgtcacacgatcaaccaaaacatcctcgtgatcgacgcattgagcacccctggtgtaacggaattttctttgacatggctcatgatgttgattgACTTTCAACGTAAGTGCGCTGGCAGTACATGAAGAAGCTCTACACATgcacttttggcatcacttctgtacatgctctgtatggttaacttgcattacctgtttctgggtgaatactgattgtttaggagcaggattgTTCAGTtaaattttatgaaataaacaaattaatgtaaaggctacacaaaataagtgacttctttcaatatttttttatactcgTAACAAGTTTTaggtgtgtgatttttcatgctccaCTCTCCAGGTTTGCGAGCGCGATGGCGCGCGAGCAAACTCGCAcccgtcaaatgtgagtaactGACATGTCATATCTGTTGTGCAGCCAATGCAAGTgaggcagagacagtttgtcctagtgggggttgccgtagtttggtgtggcagtcgatgtgcgcaggcgcaAATAGGTCAAACGCAGATCGGGTCGGAACAACTAtttatggaaacacttttgacaaaggtcgctcaaagaaaaaaagatggagtacccaagttttcaacaagaatggacagcctttgtggagagaggtGTGTCAAAATTTATAGagggggagtatgccaaagcattcatacttgatgttgccaataaacattttggcaactttgcataaagacaagataaatcaaacgaataaaagaaatgcctttgtcggcaagaactgttcaccattggaccatcatgatggcaactgaaattgaattatgttcacgattaacggatggaagtctcatcgcctgcatgaagcttaatctaacgatgTATGAAACGGACAATAAAGCCATCAGTAAAACCAGGCAGCGCCAAAAGTCGCATTATTgctaagaagtacttttgtcatcattgattAGCAAGAACATAATGTTATTAAAAGGAATTCAGACTTATTAACAATAAGTTCTAAAAGTGCTGGTCTTACAAAAATGCCCAAATAcccttgtatttagtttttaaaatattgcatgactcttttgaaattacattttaaaatatttggcatttattgcTCTCTGAGTCAAAAAGGTTAGCAACCCCTGGTGTAGGGGAATGTAAGATTCTGCTTACATatgtaaaattgaaattgttcctcactg from Syngnathoides biaculeatus isolate LvHL_M chromosome 9, ASM1980259v1, whole genome shotgun sequence includes:
- the LOC133505629 gene encoding ATP-dependent RNA helicase DHX15 isoform X1, which produces MSKRHRLDLGDDYSSKKRSEGRDRDSDRDRGDHSRDRDRDRDRDRDRDRDREREMKSSSGAPKSMPAVIAMPQLKQMAMQQQINPFTNLPHTPRYYEILKKRLQLPVWEYKENFTDIITRHQSFVLVGETGSGKTTQIPQWCVDMVRSIPGPKRAVACTQPRRVAAMSVAQRVADEMDVMLGQEVGYSIRFEDCSSAKTILKYMTDGMLLREAMNDPLLERYGVIILDEAHERTLATDILMGVLKEVVRQRADLKVIVMSATLDAGKFQVYFDSCPLLTIPGRTHPVEIFYTPEPERDYLEAAIRTVIQIHMCEEDEGDCLLFLTGQEEIDEACKRIKREVDDLGPEVGDIKIIPLYSTLPPQQQQRIFEPPPPRKPNGAIGRKVVVSTNIAETSLTIDGVVFVIDPGFAKQKVYNPRIRVESLLVTAISKASAQQRAGRAGRTRPGKCFRLYTEKAYKTEMQDNTYPEILRSNLGSVVLQLKKLGIDDLVHFDFMDPPAPETLMRALELLNYLAALNDDGDLTELGSMMAEFPLDPQLAKMVIASCEFNCSNEILSITAMLSVPQCFVRPTEAKKAADESKMRFAHIDGDHLTLLNVYHAFKQNHEANQWCYDNFVNYRSLMSADNVRQQLSRIMDRFNLPRRSTEFTSRDYYINIRRALCTGFFMQVAHLERTGHYLTVKDNQVVQLHPSTVLDHKPEWVLYNEFVLTTKNYIRTCTDIKPEWLVKIAPQYYEMSNFPQCEAKRQLERIVAKLESKEYSQY
- the LOC133505629 gene encoding ATP-dependent RNA helicase DHX15 isoform X2, which produces MKSSSGAPKSMPAVIAMPQLKQMAMQQQINPFTNLPHTPRYYEILKKRLQLPVWEYKENFTDIITRHQSFVLVGETGSGKTTQIPQWCVDMVRSIPGPKRAVACTQPRRVAAMSVAQRVADEMDVMLGQEVGYSIRFEDCSSAKTILKYMTDGMLLREAMNDPLLERYGVIILDEAHERTLATDILMGVLKEVVRQRADLKVIVMSATLDAGKFQVYFDSCPLLTIPGRTHPVEIFYTPEPERDYLEAAIRTVIQIHMCEEDEGDCLLFLTGQEEIDEACKRIKREVDDLGPEVGDIKIIPLYSTLPPQQQQRIFEPPPPRKPNGAIGRKVVVSTNIAETSLTIDGVVFVIDPGFAKQKVYNPRIRVESLLVTAISKASAQQRAGRAGRTRPGKCFRLYTEKAYKTEMQDNTYPEILRSNLGSVVLQLKKLGIDDLVHFDFMDPPAPETLMRALELLNYLAALNDDGDLTELGSMMAEFPLDPQLAKMVIASCEFNCSNEILSITAMLSVPQCFVRPTEAKKAADESKMRFAHIDGDHLTLLNVYHAFKQNHEANQWCYDNFVNYRSLMSADNVRQQLSRIMDRFNLPRRSTEFTSRDYYINIRRALCTGFFMQVAHLERTGHYLTVKDNQVVQLHPSTVLDHKPEWVLYNEFVLTTKNYIRTCTDIKPEWLVKIAPQYYEMSNFPQCEAKRQLERIVAKLESKEYSQY